One genomic region from Anopheles bellator chromosome 2, idAnoBellAS_SP24_06.2, whole genome shotgun sequence encodes:
- the LOC131208662 gene encoding dopamine receptor 1-like — MDIDIIDIRTLGYLSSTSTVVSASAIGNLTSVNQTDGSGDGSGRVPGGASGPGLGAGGAGEDTDDDDVDVLSPLSMSFLGVFLSIVIFLSVAGNILVCIAIYTERSLRRIGNLFLASLAIADLFVASLVMTFAGVNDLLGYWIFGAQFCDTWVAFDVMCSTASILNLCAISLDRYIHIKDPLRYGRWVTRRVAIGTIAVIWLLAALVSFVPISLDLHRDKRDKTDMSLKINGVKYETCALDLTPTYAVVSSCISFYVPCIVMIGIYCRLYCYAQKHVKSIRAVTRPGEISEKRYRSIRKPKSSKNKLKLRQLAHHASSPYHVSDHKAAITVGVIMGVFLICWVPFFCVNIIAAFCKTCIGQQTFKVLSWLGYSNSAFNPIIYSIFNTEFREAFKRILTTRSSWCCGQEMGNIYPRSSDRYVTDYAAKNVVMNSGRSSADLEQVSAI, encoded by the exons GTTGTGTCTGCGTCGGCGATCGGTAACCTAACCTCGGTGAACCAaaccgacggcagcggcgatGGCAGCGGGCGAGTGCCCGGAGGTGCCAGCGGGCCCGGCCTCGGTGCCGGGGGCGCCGGAGAGgacaccgatgatgacgatgttgATGTTCTGTCGCCCCTGTCGATGTCGTTTCTTG GCGTATTCCTTTCGATTGTGATATTTCTCTCGGTAGCGGGTAACATCCTGGTGTGCATAGCCATCTACACCGAGCGGAGCTTGCGGCGCATCGGCAACCTGTTCCTGGCATCGCTGGCCATCGCCGACCTGTTCGTTGCATCGCTCGTAATGACGTTCGCCGGTGTCAACGATCTGCTCG GCTACTGGATATTCGGGGCCCAGTTCTGTGACACCTGGGTCGCGTTCGATGTGATGTGTTCGACCGCTTCCATCCTGAACCTGTGCGCCATCTCGCTGGATCGATACATACACATCAAAGACCCGTTACG ATACGGTCGATGGGTGACCCGTCGGGTGGCGATAGGCACGATAGCAGTCATCTGGCTGCTTGCTGCCCTGGTTTCGTTTGTACCGATTTCGCTTGATCTGCACCGGGACAAACGGGACAAGACGGATATGTCGCTCAAAATCAACGGGGTGAAGTACGAGACGTGTGCACTCGATCTAACACCAACATACGCCGTTGTTTCTAGTTGTATAAGTTTCTACGTACCTTGTATAGTAATGATCGGTATCTACTGTAG ATTGTACTGCTACGCCCAAAAGCACGTCAAGTCGATACGGGCCGTCACTCGACCCGGTGAGATAAGCGAAAAGCGCTATCGCAGTATACGAAAGCCGAAGAGCTCGAAGAACAAGCTAAAGCTTCGCCAGCTAGCGCACCACGCTTCGTCACCCTACCACGTGTCCGATCACAAGGCAGCGATCACCGTGGGGGTCATCATGGGCGTGTTCCTAATCTGTTGGGTGCCGTTCTTTTGTGTAAATATTATTGCTGCATTCTGCAAGACTTGCATCGGCCAGCAAACGTTCAAGGTCCTGTCTTGGCTGGGGTACTCCAACTCGGCTTTCAATCCAATCATCTACTCGATCTTCAACACCGAGTTTCGGGAGGCCTTCAAGCGCATCCTGACGACTAGGAGCTCCTGGTGCTGTGGGCAGGAAATGGGGAACATTTATCCTCGCAGCAGCGACCGATACGTGACCGACTATGCCGCGAAGAATGTGGTTATGAACTCGGGACGGTCGTCCGCCGACCTCGAGCAGGTGTCAGCGATTTGA